The Cyanobacteria bacterium GSL.Bin1 genome includes the window CAACGCCAACCATCATCAGTGGTTCAATTAAACTCGTAAGCGCTTTTACAGCTTGTTCTACCTCATCTTCATAAAAGTCTGCCACTTTCATCATCATCGCATCGAGTTCCCCCGTTTCTTCCCCAATGCTCATCATTTGAATCGCTAGGGGAGGAAAAACTGCTTCTCGCTGTAAGGCGAGACTAATCATTCCCCCTTGCTGAACTTCTTGTTTAGAAGCTTCAATGGCATTGGCATATACTTGATTCCCCGCCGTATCACGAACAATATCTAACGTACTTAAAATCGGAACCCCTGAGCGAGTCAAGGTTCCGAAAATTCGACAGAATCGTGCGACAGCATTTTTTTCTAGCAAATCCCCAAAAACAGGAATTTTCAACATCAACTTATCGATTTGTAAACGTCCCACCGGCGTTTTGTAGTATTGTCGAAGACCAAAAACAGTACCACCGATGATGACAATGGGAATCAGGATTCTGGGGCTTCTTAAAATCGCACTGAGATTCAGCATAAACTGAGTTAAAGCCGGCAATTCCACCCCTAACCCTTCAAAAATCCCAGCAAAAATCGGAATCAAAAATACGGTCATGCCAATAAACACGGCAAACGCAAATAAACCCACTGCGACTGGATAAGCCATGGCAGATTTAATTTGTCCTTGCAATCTCGCCATATCTTCTAATAATTTCGCGATCCGATTGAGCACCTCATCGAGAACCCCACCTGCTTCTCCTGCTTCTACCATACTCACATAGAGTTGG containing:
- a CDS encoding type II secretion system F family protein, translated to MTTYLVEVQDAKGKRTKEKVKAGSPVEAQRLLRGKYPKIGRAKKAGLDLDIDLSVIEEKLSSVGVKDKAVFSRQFAAMVNAGVGIVRCLGVLGEQCANPKLRKALNGISSDVQQGVNLSDSMSKHPECFDQLYVSMVEAGEAGGVLDEVLNRIAKLLEDMARLQGQIKSAMAYPVAVGLFAFAVFIGMTVFLIPIFAGIFEGLGVELPALTQFMLNLSAILRSPRILIPIVIIGGTVFGLRQYYKTPVGRLQIDKLMLKIPVFGDLLEKNAVARFCRIFGTLTRSGVPILSTLDIVRDTAGNQVYANAIEASKQEVQQGGMISLALQREAVFPPLAIQMMSIGEETGELDAMMMKVADFYEDEVEQAVKALTSLIEPLMMVGVATMVGVILLSMYLPMFKIFDQLG